The genomic region ACTTCTCCCTAGAGACTCTCGCAATGGCGTTAAGAAGCCATTCCTTTAAGTTTGGTTTTCACCTTCCTCAACAGCGTTTTCCACTGATTGTCTGGCTTTTTGGGAGGCGGATCTTCAGGGGGGTTGGGATCGCCCAAATAGCGATAGTGTTTCCACGTTTCCCAATAGAGCACCCAGGCTCGATGCGAATGCCCGCCCAGTGTAAATATTGTAAGGGTTGATTGCCATTTCGAGGGTCAACGAGCGTACCGTTTTGTTTTTGGAAATGGTGACTTCCCCCCCAACTTCCCGGCGCACCCCCCGGACGACGGACGAGGTTGAAACGTCGAGGAATTCGCTTGAGAATCATGTAGTTGATAATCGGTTGATCTGAGGTTTTTTGGGAGAAGTCAAAATATTCGGGATGGGCGGCACATTCTGCAAAGGTGTCGTATAGCTTTTGAGATAGACGTTCAATGAAGTCTAAATCTTCGTACACTTTCACGCCATAGGATTCAACAGTCGTCTCTCTATTGCATTATCTTAACCTTGACACGCCAGTGGTGCTATATTTCCCAACAAGTTCCAAATTCTTAAGCAACAAAGCTTACCGATTAGGGTACAGTACTATTTGAATGGTGCAATGCGCATTGCTATTGGAAACAGAGTACTCAACTTTTTATAGGGAGCCTGTTGCCCAGTAGTAGACTGCTTGCATAAATGCCTAAGTTTTTCGCAATCAAACCAACTATCGAGAAGATGCAACGCTTTTAGGGAAAAGGGAACAGACTTATCGCCAGAATTTTTAAGTACCTTCCCTAGGTTGACTGCTGATGGCGCATCAGCAAATTCTTGAAACAATCCCAGTCGGAGTTTAGAGGGAAGTTTTCTGGCAATTATGCGCTTCATAACATAGCGATCAGTCATTCGCATCGCCTCATTTTTAGCACAGCCACCACTAATTGATGCTAAGTTCGGGTAGTAGCGTCGATACATTTCTTTAAGCAATCTTCTATCCTCTAAAACCGTGCGGGGCAACGACAAGCAAAAATTGGCATAGGCTCGATTGAGAAATGGCGTACTGACCCCTAGGTAGTAATCGTACATTATTGGCTGATAGGAAATATACAAACGTTGTCGTTGCCTAAGATCGAGCATCATCAAACTCTGAAACCAAGACCCGTCTATCGATTTCATTTCTCGTTCCAGTGTAGTGCTGACTTGTTGAATCGCTTCATCAATAGGCTTTTTAAATAGCGTCCTAATTTCGTTTAAAGACCAGATTGAACCCGTAATGTAAGGTGCGATTGGATGGTTTTCTTTATGGAGTTTCGACATACTTTGCAGATGAGCACCAGCCAATGCATCACCGACATAGCCAAGTAATACCGAATTCAATGATGTTGTTCTTAAATATTCTAGAAAATCAATTTGATACAAACCGTGAAAATCCCGCGAACTGCCGAACCAGTCCGCCCACATCAGATTGTGTTGTGCGAGAAAATCATTGGGAATCTCAAACCGCGACCAGGGGATATTCAAATATTCAGCGACTTGGCGAGCGAACATAACATCCCTCGAATGAGCATTACCATAGGTAAATGATTGATAATCAACTCCTGCTTCTGCACCGACCGCAGCGATAAGCCGAGAATCTAAACCCCCTGAGAGAGGTAATGTCCAGGAAGATTGTGTTTTGACAACTTCTAAAATAGCTTGACGACTTAGCTCGTACATCTCATCAATGAGTTCGTCCCATCCTTCATGCCATCGTTCATCAGAGGGTTTGACTGTATTTTTCTGCGTGAGAGAAAAGCCTTGAGGAGTCCAGGCTGCCATACAATCAGCCCGCAAGGTTGTCATGCCCTCGAATAAGGTTAAATTGCCCACACAGACAAAATTGAGGAGTAATGAAACAATTCCAGGAAGACAGAATCGATCGGAACGATAATCGACAGTATCCACAACAACAGACTCTAGGGTGCTAGCAATACTAGCACTACCCATTTGTGTGTGAAATACGAGAATGCTACCGAGCCAGTCGTTCCATACAAACCAGTGCTTGCCATTGAAACGAATTAAGAGCAAAACAAATCGCCCATCAAAGGGGAAATCGAAGTCTTGAGGAGATGTTGCCTCCGTCAAAGCATTTTCAATCTTTGTCCAGGAAATGGGATCGATCGGTTGCCCTATTAATACAAGCCAATCTCCGTTTTGAGTTCGGTGAATGCAGTTTTCTAAAGGGGGGTGACCCCAGAAAATTATCTCAGTATCGCCGATTTCCAATTTTTGATTTGTTAGCCAAGGAAAATGAGAAAGAGTCTGTTGCAATGATTTGTCACGTCGAGCTATCTGAGCGGGATCTAAAGCTTTACTCACAACAAATCCTACAAGATGACTATCTAACATTTTATTTTTTCTCAAATTCATGAAGATTTCAAGATACGGATGTTGTGGCGTGTCAAGTCAGAATAGTGTAATGTACTTTAGGTAGAAAGCTACGCATAAAAAACATCTTCTCATTTTTCTAAAGTAACCTTTAAGGCTTGACACGCCAGTAGTTTAGATTACTCTTTACGACCAATTTTCGAGTTTGGTTTTCACCTTCCTCAACAGCGTTTTCCACTGATTGTCTGGCTTTTTGGGAGGCGGATCTTCAGGGGGGTTGGGATCGCCCAAATAGCGATAGTGTTTCCACATTTCCCAATAAGGACACCCCGGTTCGATGCGAATGCCCGCCCAGTGTAAATATTGTAAGGGTTGATTGCCATTTCGAGGGTCAACGAGCGTGCCGTTTTGTTTTTGGAAATGGCGACTTCCCCCCCAACTTCCCGGCGCACCCCCCGGACGACGGACGAGGTTGAAACGTCGAGGAATTCGCTTGAGAATCATGTAGTTGATAATCGGTTGATCCGATGTTTTTTGGGAGAAGTCAAAATATTCGGGATGGGCGGCACATTCTGCAAAGGTGTCATAGAGATCCTGTTCGGAGATCTGACTTTTCTTGGAAGCCCACCACCCCCCGTTAAACATATCTCGAAGTTCTTGTTCGCTAAATACGCCTTCTTCAATCACTTTAGGGGAGAATACATTAGTAATTCCCCCGGAATGTTGATAATCGCAACAGAGGAAATCGTAGTCTTTGAAATAGTCGAGATTATCGATTATTTTTTCAAACACGACAATATCGGTGTCGATGTAGAGAAATTCGTCAAATTCTCCAAACCAACAAGCTTGCTTGCGAAATTGATTGGGACGGGCAAAGAATCCTTCTCCAAAGATATCGTACAGCTTTTGAGAGAGGCGTTCGATGAAATCTAAATCTTCGTACACCTTCACGCCGTAGTCTTCCTTGAGAAGTTGCGCGATCGCGTGGTAATTTTCATCGTAGGGAATCAGGGTAATAGGCGTATCGGGGTCGTAGAGTCGAATGCTATTGAGAAGCGCGATCGCTTGTTCGGTCACGCGATCGTTTGCCGTAATATAAATTCCGCGTACCATGATTATCTCCTTCCTTATTGAGCCAGTCCTAACTTCTTCATCACCTTATCCGTCAAACTGGGAGGAGCATCGTAAGGTTTCGCTTTCCCTTTGAATTGCGGGCGGTTTTGAGGTTCGTGCAGGTAGCGGTAGTGCAGGAAGATATCGCGATAGGGGAAATCAATATTTTCACCCTCACAAATTCGCGCAAAAAGCTTAGAAGACAAACCAATGTAGTGCAAATAAGTAAGGCGCGTTCCCTTGTCATATAGTACATTGTCTCGCATCTCAAAATGAGGAGACGTGACCGAACATCCCGTCGTTTCGGTTTTCGGAAGTTCCAAAGCAAAATTGTAAATAGGAATTTCAGAGCGCATTCTCATATAGTTTAAAACCGATTGATTCGGCGCTCTCATATACAACACCTCCGATTCTCCTTCTTGAAGCCGAGAAACCAGCCAGTCCCTTTTTTCCTGGGGGAATAATCCTTTCCTTGCAGCAAAACATCCCGAACAAAAAATTTCCGAACGAACTTTTTCTTCTGGAAAAACATCAAACAACTTCGGAGAATTTACATTGAAAATATGACTGGGATCTTTATACTGGAAGTCGTAAATAACGAAATCGCTTTTCTCTAACTGTTGAAAAATGAAGTCTAGAGAATTGAGAACCAAAACATCCGCATCAAAATAGATAAATCGATCGAAAGGGGCTTGTTCGTCGAAAGCAAAATAGCGATGGTTGCAAGAAAGGCGATACACCCCATCAATCCCTTTATCTTCCCAAGTCTGCATTGCAGAAGGATGCGTTTTCCAGACCTGCTCTGACAACGTTCGCCAGGGAGCAAATAGATTCCAATCATCGATTAGTTCTACATTTTTGCGCGTTTCAACAAATGCTCGAACTTTCTCTAAATTCCGGTCGTAGGCAATTACGCGAACCGGAAAATCTGCGCCGACGTTAACCTCAATGCTATTGATTAGCGCGACGAGTTGATCGTAGACGACATCATTCGCTAGGGTATAAATTCCATTCATGATGTTGTAGGGGGTGTGGTGTGTGTTTTGCAAGCAAGCAATGACATTAGTAACACGATGGGCAAAAGATTCGAGAACATTCAGTTGTATTGCCTCTGAGGATCGTGACCTCCTTAAATTATGTTTCTTCCTTCGTAAATGAGCAAACGGCAAACTCAGAAAGATCCGTTGAAAATTTTGCGCGCGATCGCGCGCTCTGTAAGATAAAGTCCGAGAAGCCATTGCTGGGTTAACCCTCGGACTCTTTTGTTTGTGGCGAATTGCTAGAGATTCATATCGGGGAATGTTTGTTTGAACTCCTCGATTAATTCATCCAACTCTTCCAACGCCTGATTGACATCAAGACGCAACGTTCCTAAATTCGGCTGTTCTAAGAGTTCGATTAAAAACTCTCGCTGACTCTCAATAGCAACAACCCGTTCTCGAATCCCTTGAGCATCCATAACTATTATCCTCCTGGAAAAAATGTTGGCGTTTGAGCGAAGACGAATGATGACGAACTTGCTTTTTGAACTTAATTAATCTTAACGTAGGAAAGGAGAAGGGTTTTTCCCCTTTCTATGATTCATATTCAGATCGCATCCCCCATCCTCAATACGCAATGCTACAAAAATTTTCCCTTGCACGTTTTGGTTTAATCGTCGGCGGTAGTCTCACCCTGATGGGAATTATCACCTACTTTCTCGGCAATGCAACCCTCAATCTCATCGGTCTATTTTACGGCGTTCCAGTGCTTCTGGGCGGATTGGCACTCAAAGCCGCAGAACTCAAACCCGTCCCCTGGACTAAAGAAACCTCCCCAGACCTCCTCGCCTTACGAGAACAGCAAGCCACATCAATTCAAAACCAACTGCGTAAAGACGTTACTCGCTATCGTTACGGTCAACAAGCGCACTTAGACGAATCCCTTGAACGAATCGGTTTGAGTCCCACAGATGAAGACAGACCGATTCTCAGTGGAATACGGGAAACCGAAACCGATGGTGCTTACACCTTAATCTTGGAATTCAATTCTCCTTTTGTCGAAATGGAAACTTGGCAAAAACAGCTAGAAAAAATCGAACGCTTTTTTGGCCCCAATATTCGCGTTGAGTTAAGCCAGCAGCAGGACAACGGTGTTGATGTTGCTTTAATTCGCGTACCGGAATAAGCTGTTCGCATTTAAATTGTCAACAAGACAGTCTCTTACTTTTCTAAACGCACCACATACCATTGCAAATAGTGTCCCGGCGCAACATCAAACTCGCAGGATGTTTCCATTAAATGCTTTGCCTGTTGGTCGAGAGAATCAAATTTCTGTAATTCTCGCGGGAGTTCTTCTTGTTGAAACAACACTCCTTTGAGTTTTTCCAATAACTCTTCTGCACTCAAGAATTCTTCTGGTTTATTAGGTTCGAGAACGACATAACCGTCCTCTTGATACATAATCGAGTCTGGCATTTTGAGTTAATGAGTGACAGCGAGCAATTAAAAACTTTATAGACAAGACGCACTTTAGCTTAACCCATTACCCATAACCCCGAACGCTTTATAATGCCGAATCCATTCCTCTCTCTCAATTACGAAACTGCTTTAGAAGACTTAGGCGATGATTATTATGACCCCGTTCCTGCCGCCGAATTTCCAGAACGCATTCTTCGATTTCGCAATGATGAACTCCTCCCGATTATCGGACTTCAGCCAGAAGCGGTCAGCGACGATGACTTTATTGAGGCTTTTGGGTCTTTTGAAGGCGTTCGTCCCTTTTTAGCACTGCGCTACCACGGCTATCAATTTGGCGAGTATAACCCCAGTTTAGGGGACGGTCGAGGGTTTCTCTACGGTCAGGTGAGGGGAGTGGATGGGGAACTGTACGATTTTGGGACGAAGGGTTCGGGAAGAACGCCATATTCGCGCAGTGCAGACGGTCGGTTGACCTTGAAAGGCGGCGTTCGGGAGGTTTTAGCCGCAGAAGCATTGCATCAATTGGGAGTAAAAACGTCTCGCTGTTTGAGCTTAATTGAAACGGGAGAGGCTTTGTGGCGGGGGGACGAACCCTCTCCGACTCGTTCGTCAGTTATGGTTCGCTTCAGTCGTTCTCACATTCGCTTTGGCACATTTGAGCGGTTGCACTATTTCCAACGACCGGATTTGATTGGGAAGTTGTTGAACCATGTTATTGAGGTTTATTATCCCCTAGTCGATCCTGAATCGAAGGATTGCTACGCGCTATTTTATGCGGAATTGGTGCGGCGAGTCGCACGGCTAGCGGCACAGTGGATGGTTGCAGGGTTTTGTCACGGGGTTTTGAATACGGATAACATGTCGATAACGGGAGAGAGTTTTGATTACGGACCCTATGCATTCATTCCCACTTACGATTTGCGGTTTACGGCGGCGTATTTTGATTATGGGGGACGGTATTCTTATGGGAATCAGCCGGGAATTTGTCAATTTAATTTAGAGATGCTGCAAGTGCCATTGAGGATGGTTGCAGATAAGTTCGATTTGGAGGCGGGATTGGCAAAGTTTCCGGAGTATTATTACGAGGCTTATCGTCAGTTGATGGTGCAGAAGCTGGGGTTTACTGAACTTCCCGTGGCGGAAGCGAAGGAGTTGTTGGGAGAGACGATTCAATTGTTGCAAGGGACTCAAGTGAGTTACCACGGTTTTTTTGCGGAACTGGCGCGGTTATTTTCCCCACAGTGGCGGGAGGATGCGGAGGCAGTGTTGCAGGGGTGTTCTTTTCCTTTGGAGGCTTGGCAGGAGTGGCGAAGGTTGTATTATCAATTGTTGAATGAGCTTCCGAGGGAAGAAATGGAGGCGGTGGAACGTCGTTTGCGGTTTGAGAATCCTCAAACGGCTTTGTTGCGACCGCAGATTGAGGCGGTGTGGGAACCCATTGTACGGGGGGACGATTGGCAGCCGTTTTACGATTTGTTAGAGAAGATTCGCTTCAAGAAGTAGGGGGTGGGTTTAAGCTGTTCGATATTTAAACTGTGACATCCAAATCCTTGTCAAGGGTGTGGG from Lusitaniella coriacea LEGE 07157 harbors:
- a CDS encoding asparagine synthase C-terminal domain-containing protein, whose translation is MNLRKNKMLDSHLVGFVVSKALDPAQIARRDKSLQQTLSHFPWLTNQKLEIGDTEIIFWGHPPLENCIHRTQNGDWLVLIGQPIDPISWTKIENALTEATSPQDFDFPFDGRFVLLLIRFNGKHWFVWNDWLGSILVFHTQMGSASIASTLESVVVDTVDYRSDRFCLPGIVSLLLNFVCVGNLTLFEGMTTLRADCMAAWTPQGFSLTQKNTVKPSDERWHEGWDELIDEMYELSRQAILEVVKTQSSWTLPLSGGLDSRLIAAVGAEAGVDYQSFTYGNAHSRDVMFARQVAEYLNIPWSRFEIPNDFLAQHNLMWADWFGSSRDFHGLYQIDFLEYLRTTSLNSVLLGYVGDALAGAHLQSMSKLHKENHPIAPYITGSIWSLNEIRTLFKKPIDEAIQQVSTTLEREMKSIDGSWFQSLMMLDLRQRQRLYISYQPIMYDYYLGVSTPFLNRAYANFCLSLPRTVLEDRRLLKEMYRRYYPNLASISGGCAKNEAMRMTDRYVMKRIIARKLPSKLRLGLFQEFADAPSAVNLGKVLKNSGDKSVPFSLKALHLLDSWFDCEKLRHLCKQSTTGQQAPYKKLSTLFPIAMRIAPFK
- a CDS encoding DUF2854 domain-containing protein, producing MLQKFSLARFGLIVGGSLTLMGIITYFLGNATLNLIGLFYGVPVLLGGLALKAAELKPVPWTKETSPDLLALREQQATSIQNQLRKDVTRYRYGQQAHLDESLERIGLSPTDEDRPILSGIRETETDGAYTLILEFNSPFVEMETWQKQLEKIERFFGPNIRVELSQQQDNGVDVALIRVPE
- a CDS encoding chlororespiratory reduction protein 7: MPDSIMYQEDGYVVLEPNKPEEFLSAEELLEKLKGVLFQQEELPRELQKFDSLDQQAKHLMETSCEFDVAPGHYLQWYVVRLEK
- a CDS encoding protein adenylyltransferase SelO, whose translation is MPNPFLSLNYETALEDLGDDYYDPVPAAEFPERILRFRNDELLPIIGLQPEAVSDDDFIEAFGSFEGVRPFLALRYHGYQFGEYNPSLGDGRGFLYGQVRGVDGELYDFGTKGSGRTPYSRSADGRLTLKGGVREVLAAEALHQLGVKTSRCLSLIETGEALWRGDEPSPTRSSVMVRFSRSHIRFGTFERLHYFQRPDLIGKLLNHVIEVYYPLVDPESKDCYALFYAELVRRVARLAAQWMVAGFCHGVLNTDNMSITGESFDYGPYAFIPTYDLRFTAAYFDYGGRYSYGNQPGICQFNLEMLQVPLRMVADKFDLEAGLAKFPEYYYEAYRQLMVQKLGFTELPVAEAKELLGETIQLLQGTQVSYHGFFAELARLFSPQWREDAEAVLQGCSFPLEAWQEWRRLYYQLLNELPREEMEAVERRLRFENPQTALLRPQIEAVWEPIVRGDDWQPFYDLLEKIRFKK
- a CDS encoding Npun_R2821/Npun_R2822 family protein is translated as MVRGIYITANDRVTEQAIALLNSIRLYDPDTPITLIPYDENYHAIAQLLKEDYGVKVYEDLDFIERLSQKLYDIFGEGFFARPNQFRKQACWFGEFDEFLYIDTDIVVFEKIIDNLDYFKDYDFLCCDYQHSGGITNVFSPKVIEEGVFSEQELRDMFNGGWWASKKSQISEQDLYDTFAECAAHPEYFDFSQKTSDQPIINYMILKRIPRRFNLVRRPGGAPGSWGGSRHFQKQNGTLVDPRNGNQPLQYLHWAGIRIEPGCPYWEMWKHYRYLGDPNPPEDPPPKKPDNQWKTLLRKVKTKLENWS
- a CDS encoding Npun_R2821/Npun_R2822 family protein, producing the protein MMNGIYTLANDVVYDQLVALINSIEVNVGADFPVRVIAYDRNLEKVRAFVETRKNVELIDDWNLFAPWRTLSEQVWKTHPSAMQTWEDKGIDGVYRLSCNHRYFAFDEQAPFDRFIYFDADVLVLNSLDFIFQQLEKSDFVIYDFQYKDPSHIFNVNSPKLFDVFPEEKVRSEIFCSGCFAARKGLFPQEKRDWLVSRLQEGESEVLYMRAPNQSVLNYMRMRSEIPIYNFALELPKTETTGCSVTSPHFEMRDNVLYDKGTRLTYLHYIGLSSKLFARICEGENIDFPYRDIFLHYRYLHEPQNRPQFKGKAKPYDAPPSLTDKVMKKLGLAQ